The Sphingomonas alpina genome has a segment encoding these proteins:
- a CDS encoding efflux RND transporter permease subunit has protein sequence MISRIFIDRPIFAWVIAIIIMLGGIGAIYTLPIEQFPDVAPPNVNIRATYPGASAETLENSVTQVIEQQLTGIDGLLYFSSNSSSRGQVTITATFQKGVDPDIAQVQVQNKVQQAISRLPQQVQQQGLTVTKSNPDFLLLVSIYDKTDRVTNQDVSDYLIANFQDRLGRIPGVGDTNVFGAQYAMRVWLRPDRLAAYSLMPSDAINAITAQNTEIAAGEVGGQPMPTTQMLNATVTAQSRLQTPEQFANIIVKTARDGSIVRLSDVARVELGAESYQTVSRVNGHPGAGIAVSLAPGADALSTAELVKADIENAAKSMPDGFAYAFPQDSTAFIKLSVEEVVKTLIEAIILVVIVMFVFLQNWRATLIPTIAVPVVLLGTFAVFSLAGFSINTLTLFGLVLAIGLLVDDAIVVVENVERLMDENPDMSPRDATIESMNEITVALIAIALVLSAVFLPMAFFGGSTGVIYRQFSVTIVSAMVLSVVVALVLTPALTATLLRRRSEEKQGDSWIARKTQGARDWFNTSFETMTERYTSSVAKVVDRKLIFLLIYAGVVTLLALLFVRLPTGFLPNEDQGAAQVQFNLPPGATQGRTVAVQKQVEQYFLTQEKANVSVLFTNAGGGGGGASGQNTGRGFLALTDWADRPGSKNSAQAVTQRASKALGGLRDADIFVTVPAAVRGLGQSAGFTLELQNTGSMSRADFKAARDKLLAAARADPDLAAVRPTDLEDQPTLKIEIDQQKLSALGLSQADVNATLATAWGGRYVNDFNDRGRVKRVYVQGDAPYRHSPDDIAQWYVRSADGQMAPFSAFSTISWSTAPSSLLRFQGLPAFEIQGQAAPGKSSGDAMNRMEQLAAQYPGTSVAWSGLSFQERLSSGQAPFLYAISLLVVFLCLAALYESWSIPVAVLLVIPLGLVGAVFAVTLRGLENDVFLQIGLLTTMGLAAKNAILIVEFAEQAEKKGKRIIDAAIEAARLRLRPILMTSLAFIFGVLPLAISTGAGANSRVAIGTAVIGGMLTATILAIFYIPLFFVLVRRGTRDVLKKLHHEAPHDEPKPEPSA, from the coding sequence CGCTGGAAAACAGCGTCACCCAGGTGATCGAGCAACAGCTGACCGGTATCGACGGCCTGCTCTATTTCAGCTCGAACAGCAGTTCGCGTGGCCAGGTGACGATCACTGCGACCTTCCAAAAGGGCGTCGACCCCGACATCGCGCAGGTCCAGGTGCAGAACAAGGTGCAGCAGGCGATCAGCCGCTTGCCGCAACAGGTCCAGCAACAGGGCCTGACGGTCACCAAGTCCAATCCCGACTTCCTGCTGCTGGTGTCGATCTACGACAAGACCGACCGCGTCACCAACCAGGACGTGTCGGACTATCTGATCGCCAATTTCCAGGATCGGCTCGGCCGTATTCCCGGCGTCGGCGATACCAACGTGTTCGGCGCACAATATGCGATGCGGGTGTGGCTGCGGCCCGATCGTCTCGCTGCCTATTCGCTGATGCCGAGCGACGCGATCAACGCCATCACCGCACAGAATACCGAGATCGCGGCGGGCGAAGTCGGCGGCCAGCCAATGCCGACGACGCAAATGCTCAATGCGACCGTCACCGCCCAGTCGCGCCTGCAGACGCCCGAGCAATTCGCCAACATCATCGTCAAGACCGCCCGCGATGGATCGATCGTGCGCCTGTCCGACGTTGCGCGGGTCGAACTGGGCGCAGAAAGCTATCAGACCGTCAGCCGGGTCAACGGCCATCCCGGCGCCGGCATCGCCGTATCGCTTGCGCCGGGTGCCGACGCGCTATCGACCGCGGAACTGGTCAAGGCCGATATCGAAAATGCCGCCAAGTCGATGCCTGACGGCTTCGCCTATGCCTTTCCGCAGGATTCGACCGCCTTCATCAAATTGTCGGTCGAGGAAGTGGTCAAGACACTGATCGAGGCGATCATCCTCGTCGTCATCGTCATGTTCGTCTTCCTGCAGAACTGGCGGGCGACGCTGATTCCGACGATCGCGGTGCCGGTCGTGCTGCTCGGCACCTTCGCCGTTTTCTCGCTCGCCGGTTTTTCGATCAACACCTTGACCCTGTTCGGCCTGGTGCTGGCGATCGGCCTGCTCGTCGACGACGCGATTGTCGTGGTCGAGAATGTCGAACGGCTGATGGACGAGAATCCCGACATGTCGCCGCGCGATGCGACGATCGAATCGATGAACGAAATCACCGTCGCGCTGATCGCAATCGCGCTGGTGCTGTCGGCGGTGTTCCTGCCGATGGCATTCTTCGGCGGATCGACCGGCGTGATCTATCGCCAGTTCTCGGTCACCATCGTGTCGGCGATGGTCCTGTCGGTGGTCGTTGCGCTCGTCCTGACCCCTGCCCTGACCGCCACGCTGCTGAGGCGGCGTAGCGAGGAGAAGCAGGGCGATAGCTGGATCGCGCGCAAAACTCAGGGTGCGCGCGACTGGTTCAATACCAGCTTCGAGACGATGACCGAACGCTACACCAGCAGCGTGGCAAAAGTGGTCGATCGCAAGCTGATCTTCCTGCTCATCTATGCCGGCGTGGTGACGCTGCTCGCATTGTTGTTCGTGCGCCTGCCAACCGGCTTCCTGCCCAACGAAGACCAGGGTGCTGCGCAGGTCCAGTTCAACCTGCCGCCCGGCGCGACGCAGGGCCGCACGGTCGCGGTGCAGAAGCAGGTCGAGCAATATTTCCTCACCCAGGAAAAGGCCAATGTCAGCGTGCTGTTCACCAATGCCGGTGGCGGCGGCGGCGGCGCGAGCGGGCAGAATACCGGACGCGGCTTCCTCGCGCTGACGGACTGGGCCGACCGCCCGGGCAGCAAGAACAGCGCCCAGGCGGTCACCCAGCGCGCGTCGAAAGCACTTGGCGGCCTGCGTGATGCGGACATCTTCGTGACGGTACCGGCGGCGGTACGTGGGCTTGGCCAGTCGGCCGGTTTCACCCTGGAATTGCAGAACACCGGCAGCATGAGCCGCGCCGATTTCAAGGCGGCACGCGACAAGCTGCTTGCCGCCGCGCGCGCCGATCCAGACCTCGCCGCAGTCCGCCCGACCGACCTCGAGGATCAGCCGACGCTCAAGATCGAGATCGATCAGCAAAAGCTGAGTGCGCTTGGCCTGAGCCAGGCCGACGTCAATGCAACGCTCGCGACTGCCTGGGGCGGCCGCTACGTCAACGACTTCAATGACCGCGGACGCGTCAAGCGCGTCTACGTTCAGGGCGACGCACCCTATCGCCACAGCCCGGACGATATCGCGCAATGGTATGTCCGCTCGGCCGATGGCCAGATGGCGCCCTTCTCGGCCTTTTCGACCATCTCCTGGTCGACCGCGCCGTCGTCGCTGCTGCGCTTCCAGGGCCTGCCGGCGTTCGAGATTCAGGGCCAGGCCGCGCCGGGCAAGAGCTCGGGCGACGCAATGAACCGGATGGAGCAGCTTGCGGCGCAATATCCGGGCACCTCGGTCGCCTGGTCGGGCCTGTCGTTCCAGGAACGGCTTTCGTCGGGCCAGGCGCCGTTCCTCTACGCCATTTCGCTGCTTGTCGTGTTCCTGTGCCTTGCCGCGCTGTATGAAAGCTGGTCGATCCCGGTCGCGGTGTTGCTGGTCATTCCGCTCGGCCTGGTCGGGGCGGTGTTTGCGGTCACGCTGCGCGGGCTGGAGAATGACGTCTTTCTGCAGATCGGCCTGCTCACGACGATGGGCCTCGCCGCGAAGAACGCGATCCTGATCGTCGAATTCGCCGAACAGGCGGAGAAGAAGGGCAAGCGCATCATCGACGCCGCGATCGAGGCGGCACGCCTGCGCCTGCGCCCGATCCTGATGACCAGCCTCGCCTTCATCTTCGGCGTGCTGCCGCTGGCGATCTCGACCGGCGCCGGTGCGAATAGCCGCGTCGCGATCGGCACTGCAGTGATCGGCGGCATGCTGACCGCGACGATCCTCGCGATCTTCTACATCCCGCTGTTCTTCGTGCTGGTCCGCCGCGGCACCCGCGACGTGCTCAAGAAGCTCCATCACGAGGCGCCGCATGACGAGCCCAAACCGGAGCCAAGCGCATGA
- a CDS encoding efflux transporter outer membrane subunit, whose product MLALLLAGVSLSACTSMAPKYARPEAPVPASWPAGDAYLKQSEATLPSVSYRDIFRDDRLRRIIEQALINNRDLRVAAANIVAARAQYRIQRADLLPQVDASASVTRADSGTGRTNTGGSAVSGGARTNYSTDLGITAFEIDLFGRVRSLTDAAQNRYFATEAAARATRLTLVGDIANAWLNYAADQSLLKIAQDTAASAERSVKLTKARLDGGVAPRTDLSQSQLVLAQAQSDLAQQTTALAQDVNLLQLLVGAPVDTALLPGTIDEAGKTVAELPAGLDSGILLRRPDVLQAEYGLRASNAEIGAARAALFPRISLTAVLGFASNALSGLFTGGAFNYSVAPSASYPIFSAGAGRAGVEQSRAQRDAALATYEKSIQTAFREVSDALARRGTIAAQTRAAQSLAAAASDNYRLSDARYRGGIDTFLQSLDAQRSLYSAQRSLVATQLTGATNLVDLYRTLGGDAQLDATAHGPVPTGTPANRPPSN is encoded by the coding sequence ATGCTCGCCCTGCTCCTGGCTGGCGTTTCGCTCAGCGCATGCACCAGCATGGCGCCCAAATATGCCCGCCCCGAGGCTCCGGTGCCGGCATCCTGGCCAGCCGGCGACGCCTATCTCAAACAGAGCGAGGCAACGCTGCCGAGCGTTTCCTATCGCGACATCTTCCGCGACGACCGGTTGCGGCGGATCATCGAACAAGCGCTAATCAACAATCGCGACCTGCGCGTCGCCGCCGCCAACATCGTCGCAGCGCGCGCGCAATATCGCATCCAGCGCGCCGACCTGCTGCCCCAGGTCGATGCCTCGGCAAGCGTTACCCGCGCGGACAGCGGCACGGGTCGAACCAATACCGGCGGGAGTGCGGTCAGCGGCGGCGCGCGCACCAATTACAGCACGGACCTCGGCATCACCGCGTTCGAGATCGACCTGTTCGGCCGGGTCCGCTCGCTCACCGACGCAGCGCAGAACCGCTATTTTGCAACCGAAGCCGCAGCCCGCGCAACGCGGCTGACCCTGGTCGGCGACATTGCCAATGCCTGGCTCAACTATGCCGCCGACCAGAGTCTGCTCAAGATCGCACAGGATACCGCCGCCAGCGCTGAACGCAGCGTCAAGCTGACCAAAGCGCGGCTCGACGGCGGCGTCGCCCCACGCACCGATCTCAGTCAGTCGCAACTCGTCCTCGCTCAGGCGCAATCCGACCTGGCGCAGCAAACCACTGCCCTCGCGCAGGACGTCAATCTGCTGCAATTGCTGGTCGGCGCGCCGGTCGATACCGCGCTACTCCCCGGCACGATCGACGAAGCCGGCAAGACGGTCGCCGAACTGCCTGCGGGGCTTGATTCCGGCATCCTGCTGCGCCGTCCCGACGTACTTCAGGCCGAATATGGCCTGCGTGCGAGCAATGCGGAGATCGGCGCGGCGCGCGCGGCGCTGTTCCCGCGCATCAGCCTGACCGCAGTGCTCGGCTTTGCCAGCAATGCGCTAAGCGGCCTGTTTACCGGCGGCGCGTTCAACTATTCGGTCGCACCGAGCGCCAGCTACCCAATCTTCAGCGCCGGCGCCGGACGGGCAGGTGTCGAGCAATCCAGGGCGCAGCGCGACGCGGCGCTCGCCACGTACGAAAAATCGATCCAGACCGCCTTTCGCGAAGTGTCCGACGCGCTTGCCCGCCGCGGAACGATCGCAGCGCAGACCCGTGCGGCGCAATCGCTTGCCGCCGCCGCGTCGGACAATTACCGCCTGTCCGATGCGCGCTATCGCGGCGGGATCGACACCTTCCTGCAAAGCCTGGATGCGCAGCGTTCGCTCTATTCCGCGCAGCGTTCGCTGGTCGCGACACAATTGACCGGCGCGACCAACCTGGTCGATCTCTATCGCACGCTCGGCGGCGATGCGCAGCTCGACGCTACGGCACACGGCCCTGTACCCACCGGCACGCCAGCCAACAGGCCGCCGTCGAATTGA
- a CDS encoding poly(R)-hydroxyalkanoic acid synthase subunit PhaE, translating into MALPPTPDPSAFMREMLGQWEQMTNQLGGEMMKSGEFARVVQGASTAQMKAQAAAHQMMDKALAAANMPSRSEVEDLSARLRGVEETVGRIEALLMAQAGIKPPERPKPKRTRKPPAKD; encoded by the coding sequence ATGGCACTGCCTCCCACGCCCGACCCATCCGCCTTCATGCGCGAAATGCTCGGCCAATGGGAACAGATGACCAATCAGCTTGGTGGCGAGATGATGAAGTCGGGCGAGTTCGCCCGGGTCGTGCAGGGCGCCAGCACCGCTCAGATGAAAGCCCAGGCCGCCGCGCACCAGATGATGGACAAGGCGCTCGCCGCCGCCAACATGCCAAGCCGCAGCGAAGTCGAGGATCTCTCGGCACGCTTGCGCGGCGTTGAGGAAACGGTCGGACGGATCGAGGCGCTGCTGATGGCACAGGCTGGGATAAAGCCGCCCGAACGCCCGAAGCCGAAACGCACCCGCAAACCGCCGGCCAAAGATTGA
- a CDS encoding alpha/beta fold hydrolase, with translation MDASAPDLFDQARTAFDRALQRNFKGLEYFASSGPTLGASPKDLLIQRGTMNLYHYRPMSDEVYRVPLLLVMATTNRGYIFDMVPGQSLVEYLLKAGYDVFMLDWTPPRRDEKSLTLADYVLDFIPTAIARVQEETGEEEFSLVGYCFGGVLSILWAALNPPISTKNPAPMKNLVCFTTPVDFSKMEMFQAWADKRFFDVDKLVDTFGNCPADYLYTAFDMLRPGARIAGNIRLLDNLWNDEFVKSFRMFDRWAGDTLPLAGEYFRETTKKLMWDNQLHHGTMEVAGRPVDLSAITAPFLHVTAEHDHIVPSAASAPLIEKVGSTDKEQVTMKGGHVSLVAGGNAIKRLWPKLIDWLGERST, from the coding sequence ATGGACGCGAGCGCCCCCGACCTGTTCGACCAGGCCCGCACCGCGTTCGACCGCGCCTTGCAGCGCAATTTCAAGGGGCTGGAATATTTCGCCTCATCCGGCCCAACGCTCGGTGCGAGCCCCAAGGATCTGCTGATTCAACGTGGCACCATGAATCTCTATCACTATCGCCCAATGTCGGACGAAGTGTATCGCGTACCCCTGCTACTGGTCATGGCGACGACCAATCGCGGCTATATCTTCGACATGGTGCCGGGCCAAAGCCTGGTCGAGTATCTGCTCAAGGCCGGATACGATGTGTTCATGCTCGACTGGACGCCGCCACGCCGCGACGAGAAGAGCCTGACACTCGCCGACTATGTGCTCGACTTCATCCCTACCGCGATCGCCAGAGTACAGGAGGAAACTGGCGAAGAGGAATTCAGTCTGGTCGGTTATTGCTTTGGCGGCGTGCTCTCGATTCTGTGGGCAGCGCTCAACCCGCCAATTTCTACCAAGAATCCGGCGCCGATGAAGAATCTGGTGTGCTTCACCACGCCGGTGGATTTCTCCAAGATGGAGATGTTCCAGGCCTGGGCCGACAAACGCTTCTTCGACGTCGACAAGCTGGTCGATACATTCGGCAATTGCCCGGCCGATTATCTCTACACCGCGTTCGACATGCTACGTCCCGGCGCGCGCATCGCAGGCAATATCCGGTTGCTCGACAATCTGTGGAACGACGAATTCGTCAAATCTTTTCGCATGTTCGATCGCTGGGCCGGCGACACGCTACCGCTGGCGGGCGAATATTTCCGCGAGACGACCAAGAAGCTGATGTGGGACAACCAACTCCATCACGGCACGATGGAAGTCGCTGGCCGCCCGGTCGATCTGTCGGCGATCACCGCGCCGTTCCTGCATGTCACGGCAGAACATGATCATATCGTCCCCTCCGCGGCGTCCGCGCCGTTGATTGAAAAGGTCGGCTCGACCGACAAGGAACAGGTGACAATGAAGGGCGGGCATGTCAGCCTTGTCGCCGGGGGCAATGCGATCAAGCGGCTATGGCCAAAACTGATCGACTGGCTGGGGGAGCGATCGACATGA
- a CDS encoding GNAT family N-acetyltransferase has protein sequence MSHHIRRFAAADRDAMLAFAETLPEHDLLFLGRDLKHPRVVEAWISAIEEGWIDSLVAEDNGKFVGTAALVRDPLGWSAHVGEIRLLVSPGKRGAGLGRDLLEAIYSVAMERGLEKLTAQMTPDQIGSVMLFESLGFRAEALLRDHVRDRAGKPHDLAILSHDIARIAAQHRAFGLDE, from the coding sequence ATGAGCCATCATATCCGCCGGTTCGCGGCGGCCGATCGCGACGCCATGCTCGCCTTTGCTGAAACCTTGCCCGAACACGACCTGCTGTTCCTCGGCCGCGATCTGAAACACCCTCGCGTCGTCGAAGCGTGGATTTCGGCCATCGAAGAAGGCTGGATCGACAGCCTGGTCGCCGAGGACAATGGCAAGTTCGTCGGCACTGCCGCACTGGTGCGCGATCCGCTCGGCTGGAGCGCGCATGTCGGCGAGATCCGCCTGCTGGTGTCGCCGGGCAAGCGCGGTGCCGGCCTCGGCCGCGACCTGCTCGAGGCAATTTATTCGGTGGCGATGGAACGCGGCCTGGAGAAGCTCACCGCACAAATGACTCCCGACCAGATCGGGTCGGTCATGCTGTTCGAAAGTCTCGGCTTTCGCGCCGAAGCGTTGTTGCGCGACCATGTCCGCGACCGCGCCGGCAAGCCGCATGACCTCGCCATTCTCAGCCACGACATCGCGCGGATCGCCGCACAACACCGGGCCTTCGGCCTCGACGAATGA
- a CDS encoding esterase/lipase family protein: MASQAYNPEAIRAPSALLALTELPRALAEFGSLGFAAPILATAPRGDGHPVLVLPGFVTSDMSTTVLRKFLTGLGYEAHAWELGRNLGPKAIGREGEKLVARLQAVHELTGQKVSIVGWSLGGVMARQLSRRAPDAVRQVITLGSPFTGSPRATNAWRAYQILTGHHIDSDDARSQMRESEAPPPVPSTSIFTREDGVVAWQNCIEPRDPQTDNIQVHGSHCGLGVNPAVLYAIADRLAQADGDWHPFKRDGLKALVYPFAGHA, from the coding sequence ATGGCAAGTCAGGCATATAATCCGGAAGCGATCCGCGCGCCGTCCGCGCTGCTCGCGCTGACGGAACTGCCCCGCGCACTCGCCGAGTTCGGATCCCTTGGCTTCGCCGCGCCGATCCTCGCGACCGCACCGCGCGGTGACGGTCACCCGGTGCTGGTGCTGCCGGGCTTCGTCACTTCCGACATGTCGACCACGGTGCTGCGCAAATTCCTGACCGGCCTCGGCTATGAAGCCCATGCCTGGGAGCTCGGCCGCAATCTCGGCCCCAAGGCGATCGGACGCGAAGGCGAGAAGCTGGTTGCCCGGCTGCAGGCCGTGCATGAACTGACCGGCCAGAAAGTCAGCATCGTCGGCTGGAGCCTGGGCGGCGTCATGGCGCGCCAGCTTTCCCGTCGCGCGCCCGATGCGGTGCGGCAGGTCATTACGCTCGGCTCGCCCTTTACCGGATCACCGCGCGCGACCAATGCGTGGCGCGCCTATCAGATACTGACCGGCCATCATATCGACAGCGACGATGCGCGGTCGCAGATGCGCGAAAGCGAAGCCCCGCCGCCTGTTCCCTCGACCTCGATCTTCACGCGCGAGGATGGCGTCGTTGCCTGGCAGAATTGCATCGAACCGCGCGATCCGCAGACCGACAATATCCAGGTCCATGGCAGCCATTGCGGTCTGGGCGTCAACCCGGCGGTGCTCTATGCGATTGCCGACCGATTGGCACAGGCCGATGGCGACTGGCATCCGTTCAAGCGCGACGGACTGAAGGCTTTGGTCTACCCCTTCGCCGGACACGCATAA
- the phaP gene encoding phasin family protein (Members of this family are phasins (small proteins associated with inclusions such as PHA granules). Note that several different families of phasins have been named PhaP despite very little sequence similarity to each other.), whose product MADKKSTADKVKDTINERVVDPAKKAGEAMQSSGKKLAEGSSAVGLKMLDQAEANTREAFAAMRAAASAKDLSEVMKIQGDFLRDQGSRSMGQAREIGELIMQFGKDAVAPLRGKD is encoded by the coding sequence ATGGCCGACAAGAAGAGCACCGCCGACAAGGTGAAGGACACGATCAACGAACGCGTCGTCGATCCAGCGAAAAAGGCCGGCGAGGCGATGCAGTCATCAGGCAAGAAACTCGCCGAGGGCAGTTCGGCGGTGGGCCTGAAGATGCTCGACCAGGCTGAGGCGAACACGCGCGAGGCGTTCGCTGCGATGCGTGCCGCGGCGAGCGCCAAGGACCTGTCGGAAGTAATGAAGATCCAGGGCGATTTCCTGCGCGACCAGGGCAGCCGCAGCATGGGGCAAGCACGCGAGATCGGGGAACTGATCATGCAGTTCGGCAAGGACGCTGTCGCGCCGCTGCGCGGCAAGGACTGA
- a CDS encoding WS/DGAT/MGAT family O-acyltransferase, translating to MLQLSGQDASFVYLETPHTPMHIGSVGIYDPSTAPGGFVRFKDVLSFIESRLGGARSFRQRLVRVPFDLDHPYWIEDPEFDIEFHVRHIALPKPGDWRQLCIQVARLHSRPMDLSKPLWEFTVVEGLDNVEGLPPGCFALVSKVHHAAIDGMSGVEMSAAVHDLDASMKPPEKTDDWQPENMPNVADLLTRSYFNSLRQPMRVMETIGRSLPGMAKLAATVSKGDVSIANTKMAPKTRFNGKVSAHRVWDAVPFKLADIRAMKEAVADATVNDVILAIVGGGLRQYLDDKAELPKESLTAMAPISVRGEGEKAALGNLVSAMVIPLGTHIADPMERLQYVHDQAVNSKAMTNAVGARTLADYSQLIPSGLAGLAARLYTRVGAANTHAPVFNTVVTNVPGSRVPMYFCGARMVAMYGTAPVFDSMGLINPVYSYGDTIAVSFTCDRDMMPDPQNYAAALRSSFEALKAAATGAPATPLKVAKAAPTVKPKAAAKPKTVPMKPATPRKTAAKQTATGRKPAARKQGAK from the coding sequence ATGCTGCAACTGTCGGGCCAGGATGCCTCGTTCGTCTATCTGGAGACGCCGCATACGCCGATGCATATCGGATCGGTCGGCATCTATGATCCATCGACCGCGCCGGGCGGGTTCGTGCGCTTCAAGGATGTGCTGAGTTTCATCGAGAGCCGGCTGGGCGGCGCGCGCAGTTTTCGCCAGCGGCTGGTGCGCGTGCCGTTCGATCTCGACCATCCCTACTGGATCGAGGATCCCGAGTTCGACATCGAATTCCATGTTCGCCACATCGCATTGCCCAAGCCGGGCGACTGGCGGCAGTTATGCATCCAGGTCGCTCGGCTGCATTCGCGGCCGATGGACCTGAGCAAACCGTTATGGGAGTTCACCGTCGTCGAAGGGCTCGACAATGTCGAAGGCCTGCCGCCGGGCTGTTTCGCCTTGGTGTCGAAGGTGCATCACGCCGCGATCGATGGCATGTCGGGGGTCGAGATGTCGGCCGCGGTGCATGATCTCGATGCAAGCATGAAGCCGCCGGAAAAGACCGATGACTGGCAACCCGAGAACATGCCTAATGTGGCCGACCTGCTGACGCGCAGTTATTTCAATTCGCTGCGCCAGCCGATGCGCGTGATGGAGACGATTGGCCGGTCCTTGCCCGGCATGGCCAAGCTCGCCGCGACGGTGAGCAAGGGCGATGTCAGCATCGCCAACACCAAGATGGCGCCGAAGACGCGCTTCAACGGCAAGGTCTCGGCGCATCGCGTCTGGGATGCAGTGCCGTTCAAGCTTGCTGATATCCGTGCAATGAAGGAGGCGGTGGCTGATGCGACGGTCAATGACGTGATCCTTGCGATCGTCGGCGGCGGCCTGCGGCAATATCTCGATGACAAGGCTGAGCTGCCCAAGGAGTCATTGACTGCGATGGCGCCGATCTCGGTGCGCGGCGAGGGCGAGAAGGCGGCGCTGGGAAATCTCGTCTCGGCGATGGTCATTCCGCTCGGCACGCATATCGCCGACCCGATGGAGCGGCTGCAATATGTCCATGACCAGGCGGTCAACTCCAAGGCGATGACCAATGCGGTCGGGGCGCGTACGCTGGCCGATTACAGCCAGTTGATCCCCTCGGGCCTCGCTGGGCTGGCGGCGCGGCTCTACACCCGCGTCGGGGCGGCCAACACGCATGCGCCGGTGTTCAACACGGTGGTGACGAATGTCCCGGGTAGCCGCGTGCCGATGTATTTCTGCGGCGCGCGCATGGTTGCGATGTACGGCACCGCGCCGGTGTTCGATTCGATGGGGCTGATCAATCCGGTCTATTCCTATGGCGACACCATCGCAGTGTCGTTCACCTGCGATCGCGACATGATGCCCGATCCGCAAAATTATGCGGCTGCGCTACGGTCGTCGTTCGAGGCGCTGAAGGCGGCAGCCACCGGCGCCCCGGCAACCCCCCTCAAAGTGGCCAAGGCGGCGCCGACGGTGAAACCCAAGGCGGCCGCCAAGCCCAAGACTGTGCCAATGAAGCCCGCTACCCCCAGGAAAACCGCGGCAAAACAGACCGCTACAGGCCGGAAACCGGCAGCCCGCAAGCAAGGAGCAAAATGA